The following nucleotide sequence is from Salvia splendens isolate huo1 chromosome 2, SspV2, whole genome shotgun sequence.
aaaaaacacataattaaaatcctaaaaaaataaaaattacataatttaaaatacaattttataggaaaaaacggtaatatttatagagtaaaaaataaaaaataaaaaaaaagaaaaaacgggaatattaccgtttttcgttttttaaaattttttttaattcgaattttaaaaaaatgatttattgcgtcagcgtgacgatgcccactcgcgggtcggcgagtgggcgtcacgcatggcgccggagcgcgccacgtcgccttgGCGCGTGGTgagacgtctcgccatccgTCACGGTGGGATGGAACGTGTGGCGGGCTGGgaacgagacggggcgctgcaacgcgtcacgccgccgtctcaTCCCTTAGTGACGGATTACGGGCCACCCACGTGATGGTTGCAGGTGGCCTAAGAAGTTATAAAGTCTTAGTATCCCAAAAGTTTCTTTCATTTTACATCGTTGATAAAAGAAACTTACTGTTGCAGTTGATAAATGAAACTTACTGTTGAAATGCCtgtaaatactccctccgtcgcatAGAAATATGCTAATTGGagatgacatgagttttaatgcgtaattagtaaagtatgaaataaaaagaaaaataagccACGCCCTGCCCTGGTACATGAAAAATATCAAACCTGGAGCTGTCTCCTGAGTCCTGCCACAATATTTGCATTATCATTCAATGTTGAGCTGAGCTCATGAAACTGATACAATAACCTTCTGAGACGCCACATACCTCCGAAACAATGAAAATACTGTTCACCACCTATGGCATGCAAAgcaaaacaacaacaaaatatGAGTAATACTATATGTTACACATAGCAATCTAATTAGCTGAATAAAACCTCTAGAATTGTAGATCACACCAAAAAATAACTACTGGTTATCTCTTCTGAGGCATGGTTACAAACAGTCTAATgcaattatatttttcaatgcTAGATCCCAAATACTCTAATGCGCATTGATCTTAAAATTTACATACAGCTGATAGTAAATCGAGAAGAAAATCATACAttgattgttggaatcgtgcttggtcaaatgactttgattaataataaatgttacaagacatttaattttgtgaaattaaatgcaatagcgtcgatctacgttccgagtagatgaccgtagtatattcattttctcaaatccgattcccggtgagtgagaaataatatattaaaggtAGTCACAataagctagaaatgagctatgggaaaaactaagggattagATAACTAaatgttaattatcccacaggggatgataaacttctttaataaagtatttaataagatgaattattatgtgtaatgattatcgtggaataagacagGTGACGGAGCCCACACACGTGCACGCGCTCGCCGCAGCCGCCCGCCCGCCAGCCGCGAACCGCGCACCGGGTGCCGGGTGCCTTGGCAATTGGGTTTAGGTCATGTTCAAGTCATGTTCCCGGCGCACCGTGACCCGCAAGCCGCGCACCGTGACCCGggcgttgagcgtggttcaagcctcgcttgttctttttagaccacccaaactccacgctatccccgacgggtcctggtCCAAGTcatgttcccgctggacccccgaagcataacgggagacaaaaggtcccgcTGGACCCGGACGTATATCAGGAGACAAAAGctccccgacggtccatggtgtatcccgtcgtgtagcatgtccaggtgtgTCGTGTTtcttcagctcccaatggctagtgcacACATAAATAGAACATACACAAGtattcttgcatacacgctctctccctctctgcataatcttcccgtcgaagctctgccccgccttactcccgttcgtcggagctctgctgctagcggtgctgctacttcaaagacgaagccgttttatctttggggacgacacgccaaaccgagagcactaacggggcgtatctcgtcttgcggaaagaggactcttCGACTCagcttaccgctttccacagaTTTTTCCGTATAATTTTCAGTTATTTCTGTATAatcttcattgttttattttccgtgtaattttcgcCCGACAAGTTTGTATCTCAATTTCCAACATTGATCCAGCAGATGGAGCAGTGGTCTTCGACGGTTGTCGCCTTCGTATTTGAACAAAGGATTTTGAGAGGGAATGCGAAAAAAGGCGAGTACGTCTTTTGGCGGTTTCATTAAAATTGAATGACATTTCAGGTGAAAACAAACACTATTTATACGGGCCTGCTCTATTATTTGGGCCTTGCTATTATTTATAAATAGCCCAAATAATGGGGCTATTTCACGTAACAATTTTTGAAGGATGTAAGTGATAATTTGTCATAGTTAAGGGGCCGAATTGGCATTTCCTAAAGAGAGAATTCGAAGGAAAACTTCCTCCGTCTCAAAGAAGGAATGGAAACCACTTCCgatgatttcttttttatgaagAAAGGGGGAAATTTTTCTCTAAATTCCTAAACCCTAATCGCGATCAATTAAACACTGAATTTCCATTCAGCTATCATATACGGTGGCAACTTTATTTATACAAGTAAAGGCGATTACTACAAGTAGTTTTATGTGATTTCACAAGTTTCTGCGCATCAGTAGAAATTTGGCGCTGTGAATATGGACATTGAGCAACAGCAAGCGGAGCACATTGACTACTTCTTGAAGAAGGCATCCATTCTGCAGGGCTCGGCGCTATCGAGCCTCATCGTAGAGGCAACTTCCCATCCTTCCCTCTTTGCCTTTTCAGAGATTCTCGCCGCCCCTAACGTCATAGAGGTACAAATCATACTTCTTACTGTTATATTAACGTTCTTGGTATTTTGACAGTAAATAGTAGGTGTTGTATTCTTGGGTTCTCAGGGTTTCCACTTAGATATGGCCTCAGACTATCACTGTGAGGGGATGTTTTTGCACTATCCCTTAATTATTTTGTGATAATGCAATCGTGCTTTATGGAGCTTGTCCAATGGGTCTTGTCAGTATAGGCTGTATAAGAAGAGGCGCAAACCATCCTGGTTTACATTTTTCGCTAATAATCTCTTTATAATTCTCATTTTTGGAAAATTCTTTTCGCGATCATGCTTCCGAGCCATACTAGAATGCATAgcaaataaatactcctacaaaATATTTAAGTAGAGTGATGATTATCACACTTAGCCTCTTTAAAAAGGGACAAATGCTTCACATTATTGTTGCTGAGTATATCTTTATGCTGCATTTAAGATTCACATTAGTTCTGCTTGATATCATGATGCTTATGAGCCTCGGAGTTTGTATTATCACTATATGTATGTGTTACATTTCAATTTCAGTGTTTTCTTTTAATCAACTGTTTCTTGTTTGTTTTTCTCTACCAGGGATATGGTGTCATAATATTTGATTTTGTTATAAGAGATGTTGGAATGAAGTTTTCATGAGAGAAAGAACATGGGAATGATTATTTTTAAACAACTATCGTTTATCATTCTCTTTCAGCTTTATTAATTGATATCCCGAATctgaaaatattcacatcaaattgttgatttttttcaacATGGTAGTATTGCTAACTTTTCTTGGATATTTatgcatgtatgcatgtatgtttgtgtttgtgtatcTTTTTCGCCCCATTCTCTAATGTGTGGAGTTATCTGCAGCTAGAAGGGACTGAGAATAGTGCCTTCCTTGACGTGCTTCGCATGTTTGCATATGGTACATGGAGTGAATATAAGAGTAAGCTTACAGTCCTTCTGTATAATTGTATTAGCTATCATCATTCTTCTCCTAGCTGACTATTTTGATTCAAAGTTGATGGTGGGTGGACTACTGACTAGAGCCAGCATTATATATTTTCACTTAGCAATCTATTTAAACCTTGTTAAAAGCTCTCCGAATGATTCAAGTATTTTGTTGTCTTGCACATGAAGGATAGTGTGGGCTTCCCTCCCTTCTATTACTATATGGTATATAGTCTCAGCCTCACATGGGGTTATGGAGTTGTTATCTTCCCTGAATGAACATTATGCTCTCTATTGTGGGACAGTTACTGCAAGTCGTCTTCCACAATTGAAACCTGATCAAGTCCTCAAATTGAAGCAGCTGACTGTACTTACTCTGGCAGAGACTAACAAGGTATACTTTCAGTATTCTGCAAGTGCTTGTTAATGTAAAATGTTAGAGATATGTTTGCAAATGTGAGCATCTCCTCTTAAATCGGAAAGGGATATTTGTAATCGTAGAATTTGGACAGAGCAAGATGGTGTGGCATAAAAAGGGCTGCACAAATTTAGTGATTGAAATTAGAATGATTTATCAATTATGAGATTTTGCACGATTTCGTAATATGCTGATTAATTTCGTAACCTTCATAGCTTCATTTACATACTGGGGCTAGTGTTTATTGATAAGTCTCAGGGGCCATATGTATCTACCTGGCTGTTTCCTGCTATTATGCTTTGGCTCCTCTCGTTGCTAGTATCAAAACTGGCATTTCTAATTCATATTGTGTTGTGTAAGGGTGCAATTTCCTCAACTTGCCTATTGTATTATTCTTTAGCTCTATAGATTAGAATGATAATTTGTATGATAGAAATAGATATAATAGGTATTCTGTTAATAAGCCAGTTCGatgattttcaaaaaaaattatcttaTGTAAATCATGTCAGTGTTATCCTTGgctatgaatttttttatttcatcctTTTCCTAATGATATGGTTCTTGAGCATTTTTCTTGACCTTTGTCTAGGTATTGCCATATGATACGTTGATGCAGGAGTTGGACGTTGCCAATGTTCGCCAGTTAGAAGACTTTCTCATTAACGACTGTATGTATGTGGTaagttttttctttgtttatacTTTATACCCTGTTACTTATAAGGAAAAATTTGATTTTGGGGTGGGTATGGAAAAAAGTTCCCTTTAAAgggaatattttctttttctttctgtaATACACGCCACATCGGCGTGATTAAACACGCTAATAGCATTGGCGGTTTTCAAGATATATTTCCTGGGCCGAATTTGAACAATTCAAGTTCGTCACTTAGTGGTGTCGTGCCATTTAGGCATAATGGCGACCTGAGTTCGATCCCCACTGCCAACATTTCTGTTTATCTACATTTTTTAGTTATATTCACtttttaaaatagaatattaatatttattagtctatactactccctccgttccatagtaatatagtcattttgccattttggtatgttccaTATTAATAgcgtcatttccctttttattaaaagtcaacacatttttccacacctactttactctctcttacttttttctctcttcatctctctacctttttcattttccactttattctccctttacttaactcaccaacataatttttcttaatctccgtgccgaaaagaaacgcctccgttactacggaacggagggagtattattttatattatagaATTTGATAATTTTCAACTATTCacacataattatttatttagttatagTAAATATATTAATCCTTAATACTCCATTAACTATGTATTTCTGAATAacatttaatactaataaaaaaataaaacaattaaaaaactgaaataatattaaaaatacttGTTTTGTCATAGTGATAAAGTAATAAGAAAAACtggaaaatatcatttttaaaaagtaaaaaaaaaaacaaatcaaaacaaaacaaagataCCCACCCCTAAACAAAGGTATTCCTAACATACTTGTGTGGATAATCTTTAACCTGTTGCTGGTATATGGACAGGGCATAGTCAGAGGAAAGCTGGATCAGTTGAGAAGATGCTTTGAGGTATTCCTTCCATACTTGTGCGGTTAAACTCTAATGTTGCTCAGGTTCTTACCTGACTTGgagtaattcattttttaatatgactgttggtgtatttataggtgcaATTTGCAGCAGGCAGGGATCTTAGACCTGGACAATTGGGTGGGATGATCCAAACGTTATCAAACTGGTGAATGATTTATCTTTAAAGCATCGAATTTTCTTGtttgatttatatttttgacTCATCAGAGGGGTGTATGAATATGGATTTTTTTATTGACTATTTAGCTTCTTAAAATTCTATTATATCTTGTTTTTGCCATTCATAGGCTGTCTACGTCAGAAAATCTTCTGGTTTCAATTCAAGAGAAGATAAAATGGGGAGATGCTATGAGTGAGATAGACAAGAAGCACGCAAAAGAAGTAGAAGAGCGTGCTGAGGAAGTGAAGAAAACACTATCTTTAAAGGTCAGTCTGTAGTGAACTTTATCATTTTACTTGTACTGCTCactattgttttttttgttgcatGCTGTGTGCGTTCTGATGCTTGGTTATCATGTACACACAAAAGCTCCCTATATATGAGACAGTCAACTGTTCCAACTGGAGACTTTGATTAACCAGATATGTGCATACATACATTGGGCTTATGCCGCTTATCAGattagtttattaatttattttctaaagCTGACAATTAACAGTGACATGTATGTGTTAGGTTAGTCTGGTATCCATCTCACTTATATGTTTGATGCTATTTCTAAATCTTACTTTTATCTGTATAAGAACTAGTTTATATACAGTCTCTGTATTTGTTGGTCGACGTGTCTTACGATGTGGCAGAAGTTACCAATTGTAAGCAGGCCGACATTGACTTCCGAGGGCATGAAGAGATCTTTTCTGAACATGGTGGAGTGATGGACTTTGAGGAAGATCGTAGCCGCCAAAAGAGGTACCTGTTGGAATCCATACTTCGGCTTTAGGGTTCTCCTACTGGCATAATGTGCAAATAATCCTTAGCTCAATTAAACTCCACATCTCCCTTCCCTTTTAAAGCACATAATACCAAACATGTTGCATCATCAGAATCCCTGTTATGTTTATCAAGTACTAGCAATAAGCAAGCATGGGATTAGTTGGGATTATGGCGAGTTATACGGTTTCTGATCATCATCTTCCTCAAAGTGATTTCTGTTTATATGCCTTATTTGGATTTATTGTTTGCAGGAGACGACATCCGATCGGTTGAGGAGGTATGGTTAATGGCAATCCTAGGCTGAATTGGTCACATGCCCTGCCAGTTTTTGGATACATGGCATTTCTGCTCTATTCATAATTATAGACTCCAAAATTTACAGTGTTAGCTCCTATCGCCTGCCTCAGCAAATTTTCTGTTTATATAATGAGATGCAGATCTAGTTTTGTCATGCAGCTGAAAACTTAATATCGGTTTTTGTACTCAACAAACCTTATGAAAATAGTTTCACCATGCTGCTCTGGTCAATCGATTTAGTGTGTTCATCTCTGTATTTaggatattttaaaaaattaagcaTTTGTGTTCCGTTTTTCAACTTGAAGATTAATTAAAGGCATCACGGCAAGTTAAAGCTAGCTAGAATGAATCACTGATTTACATTCTTTATACAATTGCAGGTGTATATATTGTAGTATCTAATAGATGTgtaataaaagaataaatcaAACGATACAAAATTTTGATTAAACCCAAAATTTTTATTCAAACTTAGTAAGAACTAGTAAGGAGTATTAATTAGAGAGGAAATATCTTACTTAAACTAAGACTTTATTTTCTATCTAATCTGATATACATATTGTGCGGCTAATCATTTTCAAACGATTTGACTTATTATAATAAGCGCgttcaatattaattttattttaaggtgcgttcaattttattttgggtagtgatttagagacataatgccCCTATGTCACTTTGCCATAACTATATTTTATATTGTGACTAATCTACCCTAATATCATATTAAATGGATATATATCTAGTTAAGGAAAATTGtatcaaattaaatacattTATCTAAATGCATGGTCATTTATTAGAGATAAACGTGAATCATGCATTAAAGTTATAAATGGATTTCAAAAAaatcatatgtatatatatacttatgtCATGCTAATTTAAtacttatttaaaaaatattaatttagattataaatttatcattatagtagtattaattaacacactatataactaaaatgttatatttaattataaaataatgataacttaatatagtactactattcttttatatcttgttctttttttaaaaatattctaaatatacaacaatgaaataatttattttaatatatgaaaaaaataaaaattaaaacatttttcttcttcaaatttgaattttataataaaataatatagttattatGATGAAGAATTTTTGCGTTATcttattttttgtgttattttctatAGCTTTTGTTACATGGGAGGCTTTCTTAAGTTGCAAACTCTGATAACTTATCAATGCAGtgaattaaaaatgtcaatacagtgacattaaaatgacaataaataattttgttgacatttcaatatactgtgttgatattttaatgtcactgtgttgatattttcaagaaaagttattgtttttgaataaaatttattattttaaaaggaTCAATAATATGTTTCTATTTAACATGTGATGACTCAAATCCTTTGGTCTATTGGATAGATAGAGAGCTTGTTATTTACTATACTTCACCATAGAATAAAGAGTATTGTTATTGGGAATAAAATTTACATTTACTATGAAAAAATAGTGtttaatactatataaatttactaatttagtttgttgcaaataaaagttatttattgcagaaaaaagttatttatttttgctATTTGACAAGAGATTGTAATtgtttaaaatataatcattttaattaataaaatattaaatcaatAAAAGCATTATTGTAacaaatactacctccgtcccacaagaatatacactatttcctttttagtccttCCCACAacaatatgcactttctaattttggaaagtcatttctctctaatgaggtggaactcattctccactaacaatactttaattactttttctctctacatcgctcttactttatcaattttacattaaaactcgtgtcgaccccaaagtgcatattctttggggacggatggagtaatagttATAGTTCtagttaaatgaaattattgttccaataaataaaatttattattcttaTGAATAACATTTATTATCCTTGTAAATAAAAGTTAATGTTTTGGGAATAAAAGTTACTGTTATTGCAAATAAAAGTTactattttgaaaataaagttactattctcataaataaataattttgttctaatgaataaaaagttagtagtattaattttgtgaAGAGACAAAGCAAAGGGAATTAATCAAatgcatattttaatttgtatgtgataaaatgatataaataaattttttattgttatagaAAATTAGAAATGAGCAAATTGGAAAAGAGATAAGTTGTTGATGTAAAACTATACttggagaaaaagaaaatgagaatttATTGATGGAGAATTATAATGtgagaaaaaagagagaatttaTTGATAGACTTATAATTAGAGAAGAGGAGAgaaaacttaataaaaaaatgaattaaaaatctttgaaatttaattaattgctaggCACAAATCTCATTAAGACACACACCTTCCTTAATTGAAGTCATACATACCTTTTATACCATTAAGGGTAAAATAGTATACATGTAAagcattaatttaataataaacacaatataatacaaaattactgctttaacctcattatgtcttagacattatgtctccaaaacatttttcttttatttttactaccTTTATCTCAAAAGAAATACTCTCTTCTTTCCATAATAAATTTGTTTAGGGAGTTCCATATCTATGACATTTTTGAGGAAATTCGTTTTCAAGATGATAGCTAAATTAGTAAGGttgtatttaaaaaaatcagcgGCAAAAAGTTTTGTTCTCTTTTGCCAAATCCTATTCAATTCGATAAATTGAGCTACATGCATCTTAAAACCTAGTTTAATTACCTTGACTCAGAGTACAACTCGGGTAAGTTTTCTATCCAAGAAATTAATACACTTTAAATCAGATTCATAGTATATCGGGAAATTAATTCCATATATTGAGCTATGTAAATAATAAGTATTGTCGTTTCCATTTGAAACAGAATAATATATCGGGAAAGATAGAGAACTTAATTCATAGTAATAAATTTGTTTAGGAAGCTCCATATATATGAATAAATGGAATTCCCTTGACCCAAAGTATAACTTGGGTCAATTTTTctatttaagaaattaatataTCTAAAATCAGATCCAACGTGTGTATTGTATGCgtgtatgatttttaaaattcaatttctgTATTTCATTCTACCAAACAAGGGATTTTGAATTTGATTCTAATTCAATTATTTCCAATTCAATTacataaaatttcatttattttcaatttagtGTATCAACCACACGCTTAATGTTTTTGGATTGGTGTGTTCATCTCATCCTTTTCTTGTAACATTAACTAACACAACAACCAACTTAATGGAAGCTATAGTTGTCAAATGGGTTGGGCCGACCGAGCCAAGACCCACCAGCGAAATGAGTTGGGTTGGGTTTCTTTCTATAAATTCAGACTCGGCCCTGACAAGGACCACTGACCAAGTGCGTCGCACATGGACGATTGTTtagataattatttttttacatttttattaatttttttacataattttaaattttgtagtattagatattataaataaaaataattacatttaGAAGATTaaactatatataaaattttatatatttatttataattcatatatattaattggatgattttagaattatatgaaatattacatcaatatttttagattaaatatttagatttaaattaCCATATTGCAATTGTCTAAgacaattttaaaatatactcttAAAATTTCCTCCGTCCCAAAGTAGTTGAGTTGTACCCTCcgttcacaaaaaatagtcttaatTATGGACGGCACGGGTTTCATaca
It contains:
- the LOC121759599 gene encoding COP9 signalosome complex subunit 7-like isoform X2, which translates into the protein MDIEQQQAEHIDYFLKKASILQGSALSSLIVEATSHPSLFAFSEILAAPNVIELEGTENSAFLDVLRMFAYGTWSEYKITASRLPQLKPDQVLKLKQLTVLTLAETNKVLPYDTLMQELDVANVRQLEDFLINDCMYVGIVRGKLDQLRRCFEVQFAAGRDLRPGQLGGMIQTLSNWLSTSENLLVSIQEKIKWGDAMSEIDKKHAKEVEERAEEVKKTLSLKKLPIVSRPTLTSEGMKRSFLNMVE
- the LOC121759599 gene encoding COP9 signalosome complex subunit 7-like isoform X3, giving the protein MDIEQQQAEHIDYFLKKASILQGSALSSLIVEATSHPSLFAFSEILAAPNVIELEGTENSAFLDVLRMFAYGTWSEYKITASRLPQLKPDQVLKLKQLTVLTLAETNKVLPYDTLMQELDVANVRQLEDFLINDCMYVGIVRGKLDQLRRCFEVQFAAGRDLRPGQLGGMIQTLSNWLSTSENLLVSIQEKIKWGDAMSEIDKKHAKEVEERAEEVKKTLSLKLPIVSRPTLTSEGMKRSFLNMVE
- the LOC121759599 gene encoding COP9 signalosome complex subunit 7-like isoform X1, whose amino-acid sequence is MDIEQQQAEHIDYFLKKASILQGSALSSLIVEATSHPSLFAFSEILAAPNVIELEGTENSAFLDVLRMFAYGTWSEYKITASRLPQLKPDQVLKLKQLTVLTLAETNKVLPYDTLMQELDVANVRQLEDFLINDCMYVGIVRGKLDQLRRCFEVQFAAGRDLRPGQLGGMIQTLSNWLSTSENLLVSIQEKIKWGDAMSEIDKKHAKEVEERAEEVKKTLSLKADIDFRGHEEIFSEHGGVMDFEEDRSRQKRRRHPIG